A stretch of the Longimicrobiaceae bacterium genome encodes the following:
- a CDS encoding alpha/beta hydrolase-fold protein: protein MDVPAALPHLLRQPTVPIDGDGRPPLLVVLHGYGGDAHALLPLAERLDGRFLAVVPQGPLPLSNGGWGWYLLGDPAPAGRVVDTAGMHAARLAVLRLLDDAAAEYGADPARAYLCGHSQGAALALCVALTEPERLAGVVAMSGRVIPEVLPAAAAAHRVRGLPAMLAHGTRDPVVPAAHGRAARDHLERLGSRVTYREYDAEHSVPPEMVDGVNAWLGAELERLRR from the coding sequence GTGGACGTCCCCGCCGCGCTCCCGCATCTGCTCCGCCAGCCGACCGTTCCCATCGACGGTGACGGCCGCCCGCCGCTGCTGGTGGTGCTGCACGGCTACGGCGGCGACGCGCACGCGCTGCTGCCGCTGGCGGAGCGGCTGGACGGGCGCTTCCTGGCTGTGGTGCCGCAGGGGCCGCTTCCGCTTTCCAACGGCGGCTGGGGGTGGTACCTGCTGGGCGACCCCGCCCCCGCCGGACGCGTCGTGGACACCGCGGGGATGCACGCAGCCCGCCTGGCCGTCCTGCGGCTGCTGGACGACGCGGCGGCGGAGTACGGCGCGGATCCGGCTCGCGCGTACCTGTGCGGCCACAGCCAGGGCGCGGCGCTGGCCCTGTGCGTGGCCCTCACCGAGCCCGAGCGGCTGGCGGGCGTGGTGGCCATGAGCGGCCGCGTGATCCCCGAGGTGCTGCCCGCGGCCGCGGCCGCCCACCGGGTGCGCGGCCTGCCCGCGATGCTGGCACACGGAACCCGGGACCCGGTGGTGCCCGCCGCCCACGGCCGCGCCGCGCGCGACCACCTGGAGCGCCTGGGCTCGCGCGTCACGTACCGCGAGTACGACGCGGAGCACTCCGTGC
- a CDS encoding LURP-one-related family protein — protein sequence MRYVMRQKLFSFKDDFTIRDDAGRERFVVKSKIFTLGNQLSFQDMSGNEVAFIRQKLLSFGPSYEIFRNGELAAKVTKELFTLFSCAFTVDVPGPDDLEAKGSFTDHDYTFRRHGEEVARVSKEWLSFTDTYGVDIAAGEDDVLILASTVVIDMACHPDEED from the coding sequence ATGCGTTACGTCATGCGGCAGAAGCTCTTCTCGTTCAAGGACGACTTCACCATCCGCGACGATGCCGGGCGCGAGCGGTTCGTGGTGAAGAGCAAGATCTTCACGCTGGGTAACCAGCTCTCGTTCCAGGACATGAGCGGCAACGAGGTCGCGTTCATCCGCCAGAAGCTGCTCTCGTTCGGGCCGTCGTACGAGATCTTCCGGAACGGCGAGCTGGCCGCCAAAGTCACCAAGGAGCTGTTCACGCTCTTCAGCTGCGCCTTCACGGTAGACGTGCCCGGGCCGGACGACCTGGAGGCCAAGGGCAGCTTCACGGACCACGACTACACCTTCCGCCGCCACGGCGAAGAGGTGGCGCGCGTCTCCAAGGAGTGGCTGTCGTTCACCGACACCTACGGCGTGGACATCGCCGCCGGCGAGGACGACGTGCTCATCCTCGCCAGCACCGTCGTCATCGACATGGCCTGCCACCCCGACGAGGAGGATTGA